One Bemisia tabaci chromosome 7, PGI_BMITA_v3 DNA window includes the following coding sequences:
- the LOC109039728 gene encoding uncharacterized protein: MLIPTATLLTLVLVAPEISGQMFPFSNLWHYFNGNTKLTGGGGGGGGGGASTGGGFRGILGGHKTNDNSTSHRPSSKNASESARSTTESTTLPATSPIATVAILPTLPVTDFVDTTHKRDTLFTFFPTERVTRPSLVQDHFAVTDESPRYQFPAEKRHDYEPEKSPSSDYNAYVDADEDYPAETPPPNGGGFTRRSYQTREPNAEDGSTEVYTTPGHVTRASFGDEPARYTKAPFGDEQPNTRAPHGDRRHQRTRAPFGDRNLKRTRAPFGTRPPYEDENIPRTRGPPDGEYTRAPFGEDHTRAPLDDVPFFQTRAPFDRAPNTRAPFDRAPNTRAPFEDDSIFNTRAPYDDEQAHNTRAPFDDEGFHHTEAPFNDEPVHNTRAPFGKRPVENTRAPFDDGPLQNTRAPFGRRPVESTRVPFEDGVPQNTRAPFGDRRAENTKAPFDYAWEIDPVPVEEIPTGRRKPKPTRNQSQKQKPKKQKDKSEEDSEEEISDEIFEPFKKSQKQKVPQRDRPNPKQKPTGVPKSNSKSDFGVFEQPLYLSPYSQPQNPFQVTNGPPNEGYMQIKYVNPISTPNPFTSTAYSLVPFTQAQDFTPVNPFDATTKRLPAYDATTPFKLDWNYFNNPVPAKPLGVYDPHQSYTQQPFQVPVPQSNPSFGHHHPLNPPNSNVESIYQPENPPFPSPTPPPSRVLATIRPLYSTPAPPVALTTTTPPHADYPVTHVIKYSKESPFHFPFLDAEEPIIESLPAISFALNEHKRAQHLEKDDVVDYLTPPRLELPPPKSPKSKQKKKKLPSRRNKNYKSLNDPEGRNVAEKVRTPPQFGDYGGENLDAIVPLAWGQDPPIEEEEEEGGRSEEKANDERGSNEEYDDCGENCDYNEAEDGGDEGNGEGEEEEEGDGEEEEKEEKPKKGLKKGGGKSKPEFDFSKFFPRGKKEEEGEEEGDGEEEEIEETVKNQKYHNPDENKKDSHKDNSSEKGNNRNSGKNHKNSHKDYSSEREYRNSEKDHKSSEKNESFEKDLKSPIKKTFADSDSRENFIHNDSEKRAQLRTRRPDSRGNILGATSPRGEVAGNSNSRGDFSAGASQGSQRSSTEAEKNGSVTDTRVKKSNSKAELDNQKQDFSPVPKFADKSDFDSGYSDDEDSDGEGEGGGEDTGHTGNEKEEGGDRVEFQMHGQSGPDSYKFGFDTGKGENRQFRYEEKENDGTIKGHYGYYDQHGKLHVVNYAAHPEHGFQAEPAT; encoded by the exons ATGTTG ATACCCACTGCAACTTTGCTGACACTGGTTCTAGTCGCTCCAGAGATCTCCGGTCAAATGTTCCCATTCTCGAACCTATGGCACTACTTCAACGGAAACACGAAGCTCACCGGgggcggcgggggagggggtggagggggcgCCTCGACGGGGGGTGGGTTCCGGGGCATTTTGGGCGGCCATAAAACCAACGACAACAGTACAAGCCACCGACCTTCGTCGAAGAACGCATCCGAGAGCGCGAGATCCACCACCGAGTCGACGACACTCCCCGCGACCAGTCCAATCGCCACCGTGGCCATCCTACCAACCCTCCCAGTCACCGATTTCGTCGACACGACGCATAAAAGAGACACGCTCTTCACCTTCTTCCCGACGGAGCGAGTGACGAGGCCCTCCCTAGTCCAAGATCATTTCGCGGTGACCGACGAAAGTCCCCGCTACCAGTTTCCCGCCGAGAAGCGCCACGACTACGAGCCGGAGAAAAGTCCATCGAGCGATTACAACGCCTACGTCGACGCCGACGAAGACTACCCCGCGGAGACACCACCCCCGAACGGCGGCGGCTTCACGCGGCGCAGCTACCAGACGCGAGAGCCCAACGCTGAAGACGGCTCCACGGAGGTGTACACCACCCCCGGACACGTGACCCGCGCGTCCTTCGGGGATGAGCCCGCCAGGTATACCAAAGCACCGTTCGGCGACGAGCAGCCTAATACAAGAGCGCCCCACGGAGATAGGCGGCATCAACGCACGAGGGCGCCTTTCGGTGATAGGAATTTGAAACGAACTAGGGCGCCTTTCGGAACGCGCCCACCGTATGAGGATGAGAACATACCACGCACGAGAGGCCCGCCCGATGGAGAGTACACGAGGGCGCCGTTTGGCGAGGATCATACGAGGGCGCCTTTGGATGATGTGCCGTTCTTCCAGACAAGAGCGCCCTTCGACCGAGCTCCAAATACAAGGGCGCCCTTCGATCGAGCTCCGAACACGAGAGCGCCTTTTGAAGATGACTCCATTTTCAACACCAGAGCGCCTTACGACGATGAGCAAGCTCACAACACGCGGGCGCCCTTTGATGACGAAGGCTTCCACCATACAGAAGCGCCTTTCAATGATGAGCCAGTCCACAACACGAGGGCTCCTTTCGGTAAAAGACCCGTCGAGAATACCAGGGCGCCTTTTGACGATGGACCTCTCCAAAACACGAGGGCGCCTTTCGGTAGAAGGCCCGTTGAAAGCACGCGGGTGCCTTTCGAGGATGGAGTCCCTCAAAACACGAGGGCGCCTTTCGGAGACCGGCGTGCGGAGAACACGAAGGCGCCGTTCGATTACGCGTGGGAGATCGACCCTGTCCCGGTAGAGGAGATTCCAACCGGGCGGAGGAAACCAAAACCGACCCGAAACCAGAGCCAAAAGCAGAAACCAAAGAAGCAGAAAGACAAGTCCGAAGAGGACAGCGAAGAAGAGATCAGCGATGAGATTTTCGAGCCCttcaaaaaatcgcaaaaacaGAAAGTACCCCAAAGAGATAGGCCAAACCCGAAGCAAAAACCGACGGGGGTCCCGAAGTCAAACTCGAAATCGGATTTCGGGGTCTTCGAGCAGCCGCTTTATCTGAGTCCTTACTCTCAACCGCAGAATCCTTTCCAAGTGACGAACGGACCGCCGAATGAAGGCTATATGCAGATCAAATATGTGAATCCTATATCAACCCCGAACCCTTTTACCTCGACCGCGTACAGCCTCGTGCCCTTCACTCAGGCGCAAGATTTTACACCTGTGAACCCGTTCGACGCCACCACGAAGCGCCTCCCCGCCTATGACGCCACGACACCGTTCAAATTGGACTGGAATTACTTTAATAATCCGGTTCCAGCGAAGCCTTTGGGCGTGTACGACCCCCATCAGTCCTACACTCAACAGCCTTTCCAAGTTCCTGTCCCGCAGAGTAACCCTTCTTTCGGCCACCATCATCCCTTAAACCCTCCGAATTCCAACGTCGAGTCGATTTACCAGCCAGAAAACCCTCCTTTCCCgtcccccaccccacccccatCCCGAGTACTAGCTACAATCCGCCCCCTCTATTCGACCCCCGCACCTCCTGTCGCATTGACCACAACGACCCCTCCCCACGCCGACTACCCCGTTACCCATGTTATCAAGTACAGTAAAGAGTCCCCGTTCCACTTTCCGTTCCTCGATGCAGAggagccgattattgaatctCTTCCTGCGATATCCTTCGCGCTGAACGAGCATAAAAGGGCGCAGCACTTGGAGAAAGATGACGTGGTAGATTATTTGACCCCTCCCAGACTGGAATTGCCTCCACCGAAGTCCCCGAAGTCcaaacagaagaagaagaaactacCATCGCGAAGGAATAAGAATTATAAATCATTGAACGACCCGGAGGGTAGAAATGTTGCGGAGAAAGTAAGGACTCCACCTCAGTTTGGGGACTATGGAGGAGAGAATTTGGATGCAATTGTGCCGTTGGCGTGGGGGCAGGACCCCCCAatagaggaggaagaagaagagggagggCGATCCGAGGAAAAAGCCAACGATGAAAGAGGATCGAACGAGGAGTATGACGACTGCGGAGAGAACTGCGATTACAACGAAGCTGAGGACGGAGGGGATGAAGGAAACGgcgaaggagaagaggaagaggagggggatggagaggaagaagagaaggaggagaaacCAAAGAAGGGCTTGAAGAAAGGTGGGGGAAAATCCAAGCCCgagtttgatttttcaaagttcttccCGCGAGggaagaaagaggaggaaggagaggaagaaggtgACGGCGAGGAGGAGGAGATCGAAGAGACGGTAAAGAATCAGAAGTACCACAACCCggacgaaaataaaaaagattcgCACAAAGATAACAGCTCGGAGAAGGGAAATAATAGGAACTCTGGCAAAAATCACAAGAACTCGCACAAAGATTACAGCTCGGAGAGAGAGTACAGGAATTCGGAGAAGGATCataaaagttccgagaaaaatgaaagtttcgAGAAGGACCTCAAGTCGCCGATCAAGAAGACCTTCGCCGACTCGGACTCCCGGGAGAATTTCATTCATAACGATTCAGAGAAGCGGGCTCAGCTCCGAACGAGACGGCCGGATTCGAGAGGGAATATTTTAGGGGCGACGAGTCCGCGAGGGGAGGTCGCGGGGAACTCCAATTCGCGGGGGGACTTCTCTGCGGGGGCGAGCCAGGGCAGTCAACGATCGTCGACGGAGGCCGAGAAGAACGGGTCCGTGACGGACACGCGAGTCAAGAAGAGCAACTCAAAGGCCGAACTAGATAATCAAAAGCAAGACTTCTCGCCAGTGCCAAAATTCGCCGATAAG AGCGACTTCGACTCCGGTTATTCTGACGATGAGGACTCAGATGGAGAAGGTGAGGGAGGAGGTGAAGACACTGGCCACACGGGGAACGAGAAGGAAGAAGGAGGCGACAGGGTCGAGTTCCAGATGCACGGACAGTCGGGTCCAGACTCCTACAAATTCGGATTCGATACCGGCAAAGG AGAGAACAGACAGTTCAGATATGAGGAGAAGGAGAATGATGGTACGATTAAAGGACACTATGGATACTATGATCAGCATGGAAAATTGCACGTTGTCAATTATGCAGCACATCCTGAGCATGGCTTTCAGGCAGAACCTGCAACTTGA